A section of the Callospermophilus lateralis isolate mCalLat2 chromosome 16, mCalLat2.hap1, whole genome shotgun sequence genome encodes:
- the Rbis gene encoding ribosomal biogenesis factor, whose protein sequence is MGKNKLRGQKSRNVFHIASQKNFKAKSKAKPVTTNLKKINIVNNEKVNRVNKAFVNIQKELAHFSRGLSLEPLQKELSPQHHENEPVNVDEATRLMAQL, encoded by the exons ATGGGCAAGAACAAATTAAGAGGGCAGAAGTCCCGGAATGTATTTCACATAGCCAGCCAAAAAAACTTTAAGgctaaaagcaaagcaaaaccagTTACTACTAATCTTAAGAAG atAAACATTGTGAATAATGAAAAAGTTAACCGAGTGAATAAAGCTTTTGTGAACATACAGAAGGAACTTGCACACTTCTCAAGAGGCCTTTCTCTGGAACCTCTCCAGAAAGAACTG AGTCCTCAGCATCATGAAAATGAACCAGTTAATGTTGATGAAGCTACAAGATTAATGGCTCAGTTGTAA